The Candidatus Nanosynbacter lyticus genome window below encodes:
- a CDS encoding cysteine desulfurase family protein, protein MESSMIYLDHAAATPMDPLVIEAMQPYFSEKFFNPSSPYAPAVTVKRDYREAKSRIARVLGVAADELVMTAGATESINLAFTVAGGVSLVSTIEHSSVINSAKARSDVRLIPPMNNGRIDPQAVKKLLTPDVSFMSIALANHELGYIQPVEEIAEVVRLERVRRQENGESTPLIFHTDASQTAALMDVKIKRLGVDLLTLSAAKVYGPKQVGLLWMRPGVKLQPNIVGGGQEAGLRSGTENVAGVVGFATALELAAKRRSGEVKRLRGLRDTLAKKLLAAFPDMIISSDQKKSLVNFLNISFPGVDAERLVFLLEARGVLAATGSACAANSGTRSHVLAAIGLSDAAIDGSLRLTLGRLNDETNVCQAAELIIGAVRREKARMQ, encoded by the coding sequence GTGGAATCCTCTATGATATATCTTGATCACGCTGCTGCTACGCCAATGGATCCGTTGGTGATTGAAGCAATGCAGCCGTATTTTTCCGAGAAGTTTTTCAATCCATCCAGTCCATATGCACCGGCGGTCACCGTCAAGCGTGATTACCGCGAGGCAAAGTCGCGCATCGCCCGGGTACTGGGTGTGGCTGCGGATGAATTAGTGATGACAGCTGGCGCCACGGAGTCTATTAATTTGGCATTTACCGTGGCGGGTGGCGTGAGTTTAGTTTCGACGATTGAGCATAGCTCGGTTATCAATTCTGCAAAAGCGCGCTCTGACGTTCGGCTTATCCCACCGATGAACAATGGACGCATCGATCCGCAGGCTGTTAAAAAACTGCTGACGCCAGACGTTAGTTTTATGAGCATCGCGCTGGCGAATCATGAGCTGGGGTATATCCAGCCCGTTGAAGAGATCGCGGAAGTTGTGAGGCTCGAGCGCGTCAGGCGCCAAGAAAATGGCGAATCAACGCCGCTCATTTTTCATACCGACGCCTCGCAGACCGCAGCGCTGATGGATGTGAAAATTAAACGGCTGGGTGTTGATTTGTTGACGCTATCAGCGGCAAAAGTTTATGGGCCGAAGCAGGTTGGTTTGCTATGGATGCGGCCGGGCGTCAAGCTACAGCCGAACATTGTCGGCGGCGGGCAGGAGGCGGGTCTGCGCAGCGGCACGGAAAATGTGGCTGGCGTGGTCGGTTTTGCGACGGCGCTGGAACTAGCCGCCAAGCGTCGCAGCGGTGAAGTAAAACGGCTGCGAGGACTGCGTGATACGTTAGCAAAAAAACTATTAGCGGCTTTCCCTGACATGATTATTTCTTCTGATCAGAAAAAATCGCTAGTTAATTTCCTCAATATTTCATTTCCTGGTGTTGACGCCGAACGATTGGTGTTTTTATTGGAAGCGCGCGGCGTGCTGGCGGCGACGGGTAGTGCCTGTGCGGCTAATTCGGGGACGCGATCACATGTTTTGGCGGCGATTGGGCTAAGTGATGCGGCGATTGATGGTAGTCTGCGGCTGACGTTGGGGCGGTTGAACGATGAGACTAATGTGTGTCAGGCGGCAGAGTTAATCATTGGGGCGGTGCGGCGCGAGAAGGCGAGGATGCAGTGA
- a CDS encoding TatD family hydrolase has protein sequence MTPATNNNAAIDLRLIDSHCHLHDTEFFNDNREELYQQSIAAGIGMICVGTDERSSQQAVEFAANHDYTWAAVGVHPHDSKDGWGDVERLLKAKTENSPIVAIGEIGLDYYYNHSPRDVQIQALEAQLQLAVDYSLPVSFHVRDGAPDQPSVWDDFWPIFDNFHGLRGVLHSFTDTRLNLEKGFARGLYVGLNGISTFTKDQTQRELFASILLERLLLETDAPFLTPKPFRGKLNKPEYVELVAQYWAAERKLVLRDLEKAATDNTVTLFGL, from the coding sequence ATGACTCCGGCGACAAACAATAATGCGGCAATAGATTTACGCTTGATCGATTCGCACTGTCATCTGCATGACACCGAGTTTTTCAATGACAATCGCGAGGAGCTATACCAGCAGTCAATCGCAGCGGGCATTGGCATGATTTGTGTTGGCACTGACGAGCGCAGCAGCCAACAGGCAGTGGAATTTGCTGCGAATCACGACTATACTTGGGCGGCAGTTGGCGTTCATCCGCATGACAGTAAAGATGGCTGGGGCGACGTTGAGCGGCTACTGAAAGCCAAGACGGAGAATTCACCAATTGTAGCGATTGGCGAGATTGGCCTTGATTATTATTACAATCACAGCCCGCGCGATGTGCAGATTCAGGCACTGGAGGCGCAGCTGCAGTTGGCTGTGGATTATAGCCTGCCGGTTAGTTTTCATGTTCGTGATGGTGCGCCTGACCAGCCGTCGGTGTGGGATGATTTTTGGCCAATTTTTGATAATTTTCATGGCCTGCGCGGCGTGCTGCACAGTTTTACTGATACGCGCCTCAATTTGGAGAAGGGGTTTGCCCGCGGACTCTACGTTGGTTTGAATGGCATTAGCACGTTCACTAAAGACCAAACGCAGCGAGAATTGTTCGCCTCCATACTGCTGGAGCGGTTATTATTAGAAACCGACGCGCCGTTCTTGACACCAAAGCCATTTCGTGGTAAGCTGAATAAGCCAGAATATGTGGAGTTGGTGGCACAGTATTGGGCGGCGGAGCGCAAGCTAGTGCTTCGTGACCTTGAAAAGGCAGCGACCGATAACACGGTAACACTTTTTGGCTTGTAA
- the rsmA gene encoding 16S rRNA (adenine(1518)-N(6)/adenine(1519)-N(6))-dimethyltransferase RsmA: protein MASTRGPKKELGQHWLRDPEILAEIAEAAELGKSDVVLEIGPGLGTLTSRLLARAGRVVAVEFDVDLARKLPGQFPGKNLEVINEDILQFDLNQLPKGYKVVANVPYYITSKIVEKLMTAENKPRLAVLLVQKEVAERIAAEPGEMSILAVSAQLFAEAELDIEVPRQFFTPPPKVDSQVVVLKTRDEPLVAAEDQKDFFRVVKAGFSAKRKKLRSSLSGGLGVSKASAEQLLKKANISPDARAEDLAIADWQRLLKEWRA from the coding sequence ATGGCGTCAACTCGTGGGCCGAAAAAAGAATTAGGTCAGCATTGGCTGCGTGACCCGGAGATTTTGGCGGAGATCGCCGAGGCGGCGGAACTTGGCAAGAGTGATGTGGTGTTGGAAATTGGGCCGGGGCTTGGTACGTTGACCAGCCGGTTGTTGGCGCGAGCCGGGCGCGTGGTGGCGGTAGAATTTGACGTGGATTTGGCGCGCAAATTGCCGGGGCAGTTTCCTGGTAAAAACCTGGAAGTAATCAATGAAGATATTTTGCAGTTTGATTTGAATCAGCTGCCGAAGGGCTATAAAGTAGTTGCCAATGTGCCATACTATATCACCAGTAAAATTGTTGAAAAGTTGATGACGGCGGAAAATAAACCACGTTTGGCGGTGCTACTGGTACAAAAAGAAGTCGCTGAGCGTATCGCGGCGGAGCCTGGTGAAATGAGTATTTTGGCGGTTAGCGCGCAGCTATTTGCTGAGGCAGAACTCGATATTGAAGTACCGCGGCAATTTTTCACGCCGCCGCCAAAAGTTGATTCACAGGTAGTAGTACTTAAGACTCGCGATGAACCGCTAGTTGCCGCTGAAGACCAAAAAGATTTTTTCCGTGTCGTCAAAGCTGGTTTTTCGGCTAAGCGTAAAAAATTGCGTTCTAGTCTGAGCGGCGGACTGGGCGTCAGTAAAGCTAGCGCCGAGCAGTTACTAAAAAAGGCTAACATTTCACCTGATGCTCGTGCCGAAGATTTAGCGATTGCGGACTGGCAGCGGCTACTGAAAGAGTGGCGGGCATAA
- the rpsP gene encoding 30S ribosomal protein S16, giving the protein MLAIRLQRLGRKGYPVYRLAVQEAQRHPSSGRVVAYVGSYNPHTKAANIQAELAQKYLDNGAQPTPRVVKLLKEAGVALPKWVKEPAADRHKAIRNPEKLRKNQPKEEPVQSDTDESGAE; this is encoded by the coding sequence ATGCTAGCAATTCGTTTGCAACGGTTGGGTCGCAAGGGTTATCCGGTGTACCGCCTGGCAGTACAAGAGGCGCAGCGCCATCCATCAAGCGGTCGCGTGGTCGCGTATGTCGGCAGCTACAATCCACACACTAAAGCAGCAAATATTCAGGCTGAATTAGCACAGAAATATTTGGACAATGGTGCCCAGCCAACACCGCGTGTTGTTAAGTTATTGAAAGAAGCTGGCGTCGCCTTGCCAAAGTGGGTTAAAGAGCCAGCTGCTGATAGGCACAAAGCCATCCGCAATCCAGAGAAGCTTCGTAAAAACCAGCCAAAAGAAGAGCCAGTTCAGTCAGATACTGATGAGTCAGGCGCTGAATAA
- a CDS encoding MnmA/TRMU family protein: MARVFVGMSGGVDSSVAAALLVEQGNDVTGVYMKNWSEDLPGMHCPWAEDVADAKRVAVGLGIDFQVFDFQKEYKQNVVDYMIREYQAGRTPNPDVMCNQEVKFKLFLEASLAAGAEYIATGHYARAEHVVDGAVLGSSGAVASRHGVHVDPSLSPAELTAFRQSSAIQDESTFTPGFVKAPSLPNAARLLRAHDDNKDQTYFLYRVTSEALAKTMFPLGDFTKVEVREMAKERGLWTASKKESMGICFVGQVGIREFLSEYVETRPGDIIDQPTGAIVGRHGGAIFYTLGQRHGLNVGGGLPYYVVGKDMAKNEVYVSRSIDDDNLWRKGLTLADVHWINQPPKDGTYHIRVRHRAPLIKAEVTRVNNNDGEKITIALSEPQRAVAPGQSAVIYDGEECLGGGIIC, encoded by the coding sequence ATGGCTCGGGTATTCGTCGGTATGTCAGGCGGCGTTGATTCGTCGGTAGCGGCAGCGCTATTGGTCGAGCAAGGTAACGACGTCACTGGCGTCTATATGAAAAATTGGTCAGAGGATTTGCCGGGTATGCACTGTCCATGGGCGGAAGATGTGGCTGATGCCAAGCGCGTGGCAGTGGGGCTGGGAATTGATTTTCAAGTGTTTGATTTTCAGAAAGAGTACAAGCAAAATGTCGTTGACTATATGATCCGCGAATACCAAGCGGGTCGGACGCCAAACCCTGATGTAATGTGTAATCAAGAGGTGAAGTTTAAGTTATTTTTGGAAGCGTCGTTGGCAGCGGGTGCGGAGTATATTGCGACGGGGCATTATGCACGAGCTGAACATGTAGTAGACGGTGCAGTGTTGGGTAGTTCTGGCGCGGTTGCCTCACGCCATGGTGTTCACGTTGATCCGTCACTGTCGCCTGCGGAACTCACTGCGTTCAGACAGTCCTCGGCGATTCAGGACGAATCAACGTTCACGCCTGGGTTCGTCAAAGCGCCATCATTACCCAACGCTGCTCGCTTACTTCGGGCGCACGACGACAATAAAGACCAAACCTATTTTTTGTACCGTGTGACGTCCGAGGCGCTGGCGAAAACTATGTTCCCGCTCGGCGATTTTACCAAGGTTGAGGTGCGCGAGATGGCCAAAGAGCGGGGTTTGTGGACGGCCAGTAAAAAAGAATCGATGGGGATTTGCTTTGTTGGGCAAGTGGGAATTCGTGAGTTTTTGTCAGAATATGTTGAGACTAGACCAGGCGATATCATTGATCAGCCAACGGGCGCGATTGTTGGCCGGCACGGCGGGGCGATATTTTACACTTTGGGGCAGCGGCACGGCTTGAATGTTGGTGGCGGCTTGCCGTACTATGTCGTCGGCAAAGATATGGCCAAGAATGAAGTTTACGTGTCCCGCTCAATTGATGATGATAATTTGTGGCGGAAAGGATTGACACTGGCTGACGTTCACTGGATTAACCAGCCGCCAAAAGACGGCACCTACCACATCCGAGTGCGACACCGAGCGCCATTGATCAAGGCGGAAGTTACACGTGTGAATAATAATGATGGCGAGAAAATAACGATTGCCCTGTCTGAACCGCAGCGCGCCGTCGCCCCAGGTCAGTCAGCCGTAATATATGACGGCGAGGAATGTTTGGGTGGCGGGATTATTTGCTAA
- a CDS encoding polyphenol oxidase family protein gives MIAADQPTCFPSDLLVAVSSKDDGTMLNRIRGRHVAEIVNNRRRFCDQIGINYDDVVYHVISYDQGQTFDTIADVTEADTTRHNSEGIFTDALYTEAVGVGLFLPVADCIATVIYDPKRRALMLVHLGRHSTVAQLMTRAIQYFARRDSQAKDLQIWMSPSITQKNYCMDYFDHTNDTNWQNFCRQTADGIYLDMQGFNRSLAIQAGVPGDNIFISPIDTADNPNYFSHSSGDTAGRIAVVAMMRG, from the coding sequence ATGATTGCGGCAGATCAGCCTACTTGTTTTCCTTCTGACCTGTTGGTCGCGGTTTCGTCGAAAGATGATGGCACTATGCTCAACCGTATTCGCGGTCGCCACGTAGCTGAGATAGTGAATAATCGGCGGCGGTTTTGCGATCAAATTGGCATTAATTACGACGACGTTGTCTATCACGTGATTTCATATGACCAAGGACAAACGTTTGATACCATTGCTGATGTTACTGAAGCTGACACGACTCGACATAACAGTGAGGGGATTTTTACTGATGCGCTCTATACCGAAGCGGTTGGTGTCGGTTTATTCTTGCCAGTGGCGGACTGTATCGCCACCGTCATTTATGATCCAAAGCGTCGGGCGCTGATGTTGGTGCATTTGGGTCGGCATTCGACGGTTGCGCAGTTGATGACAAGGGCAATTCAGTATTTTGCCAGGCGCGACAGCCAGGCAAAAGATTTACAAATTTGGATGTCGCCAAGCATCACGCAGAAAAATTATTGTATGGATTATTTTGATCATACAAATGATACGAATTGGCAAAATTTCTGCCGTCAAACAGCTGACGGGATTTATCTGGACATGCAAGGTTTTAATCGTTCGCTAGCCATCCAGGCTGGCGTGCCTGGCGATAACATTTTCATTTCGCCAATTGATACGGCGGACAATCCAAATTATTTTTCGCACTCATCGGGCGATACGGCGGGGCGAATTGCAGTGGTAGCAATGATGCGTGGATGA
- a CDS encoding alanine--tRNA ligase: protein MNAQEIRLKYLNFYRKQAHAVIKRAPLILTDDPTTLFTGAGMQPMIPYLLGEPHPEGKRIADSQTCLRAQDIDDIGDNRHTTFFEMLGNWSLGDYFKQEQINWMWTFLTEEIGLDPQRLYVTCFIGAPEYNIARDTEAAELWQQKFVEKGIEAGLADIGSEEQGAARGIHPGERIFFYDSSKNWWSRNGGPETTPIGDPCGPDSEMFYEFDFIEHDPKFGEHCHPNCDCGRFMEIGNNVFMAYKKVADGVFEPLEKPNIDHGSGLERIAAAVNNDPDVFKISLLWPIIEKLQDLSGKQYASHTESMRVIADHLRAATFMAVDGCVPSNKEQGYVMRRLLRRAIRYSFDLGIEQNFLEEIVPVIADLYEADFPEVKENRESIIAVLVKEEKAFRQTLRKGLKQMQHYIDDGLTGEELFTLYDTFGFPVELSTEEAYKQGIKLSDNWRAEFDARMAEQRQRSKTARKGQFSGGLEGHDPIHLKYHTATHLLGAALRKVLDAPDLQQHGSNITAERLRFDFNHDKLTPEEKQAVEDQVNAWIDADLPVSFAVYPTDEALNMGAIGAFGERYGDEVKVYSIGEGDNVVSFEVCGGPHVEHTGVLAEGGKRFTITKEEASAAGIRRIKAVLSEGAADAS from the coding sequence ATGAACGCTCAAGAAATTCGCCTCAAATACCTCAACTTTTACCGCAAACAGGCTCATGCAGTCATCAAGCGCGCGCCGCTGATTCTAACCGACGATCCGACAACGCTATTTACCGGTGCGGGCATGCAGCCGATGATCCCATATTTGCTGGGCGAGCCGCATCCTGAAGGCAAGCGGATCGCTGATTCGCAGACGTGCTTGCGAGCACAAGATATTGATGATATCGGCGACAACCGCCACACGACGTTTTTTGAAATGCTCGGTAACTGGAGTTTGGGCGATTATTTCAAACAAGAGCAGATCAATTGGATGTGGACGTTCTTGACCGAAGAAATTGGGCTTGACCCGCAGCGGCTATACGTGACATGTTTCATTGGTGCGCCGGAATATAATATCGCCAGGGATACTGAAGCGGCCGAGTTATGGCAGCAGAAGTTTGTCGAAAAAGGCATCGAGGCTGGACTAGCCGATATTGGTAGCGAGGAGCAGGGCGCAGCGCGCGGTATTCATCCGGGTGAGCGGATTTTCTTTTATGATAGCAGCAAGAACTGGTGGAGTCGTAATGGTGGGCCGGAAACTACGCCGATTGGTGATCCGTGTGGGCCGGATAGCGAGATGTTTTATGAGTTTGACTTTATCGAGCATGATCCGAAGTTTGGCGAGCATTGTCATCCGAACTGCGATTGTGGTCGTTTTATGGAGATTGGCAACAATGTCTTTATGGCCTACAAAAAGGTGGCGGACGGTGTGTTTGAGCCACTAGAAAAGCCAAACATTGATCATGGCTCAGGCCTGGAGCGAATTGCGGCGGCCGTGAATAATGACCCTGATGTTTTCAAGATTAGCTTGCTATGGCCAATCATCGAGAAATTGCAGGATTTGAGCGGCAAACAGTACGCTTCACATACCGAAAGTATGCGGGTGATCGCTGATCATCTGCGGGCTGCTACCTTTATGGCGGTCGATGGCTGCGTGCCGAGCAATAAGGAGCAGGGTTATGTGATGCGCCGCTTACTGCGCCGGGCGATTCGCTATAGTTTCGATCTGGGAATTGAGCAGAATTTCCTCGAGGAAATCGTGCCGGTGATTGCTGATTTGTATGAAGCAGATTTCCCAGAGGTTAAGGAAAACCGCGAGAGTATCATCGCTGTGCTGGTCAAGGAAGAAAAAGCCTTCCGCCAAACGCTGCGCAAAGGCTTAAAGCAGATGCAGCATTATATCGACGATGGCTTAACTGGCGAAGAGCTATTTACGCTATATGATACGTTTGGCTTTCCGGTGGAGCTGAGTACCGAGGAGGCCTATAAACAAGGCATCAAGCTTTCTGATAATTGGCGCGCTGAATTTGATGCGCGAATGGCTGAGCAGCGCCAACGCTCCAAGACAGCACGCAAGGGGCAATTTAGCGGCGGCCTGGAGGGTCACGATCCGATTCATTTGAAATATCATACGGCGACGCACTTGTTGGGAGCAGCGCTACGCAAAGTCCTCGATGCACCGGATTTGCAACAGCACGGCAGCAATATCACTGCTGAGCGCCTACGCTTTGATTTCAATCACGATAAATTGACGCCAGAGGAAAAACAGGCAGTAGAAGATCAAGTCAATGCTTGGATCGACGCTGATTTACCAGTCAGCTTTGCCGTCTATCCGACTGACGAGGCGCTGAATATGGGCGCAATCGGCGCCTTTGGCGAGCGCTACGGTGATGAAGTGAAAGTTTATTCTATCGGCGAGGGCGATAATGTCGTTAGTTTCGAAGTTTGCGGCGGCCCACACGTCGAACACACTGGCGTCTTGGCTGAGGGCGGTAAGCGCTTCACCATCACTAAAGAAGAGGCGAGTGCTGCTGGGATTCGGCGGATTAAGGCTGTTCTTAGTGAGGGCGCTGCAGACGCTTCTTGA
- a CDS encoding YdcF family protein has product MIHRLIGLVLIAIAVIVGLSYYLSPDDLKDCPRPGSGQCQKAGAIIVISGGDTEARTAEAVKLYQAGWAPTIILSGAAADKSGPSNAAAMRKQAEAAGVSAAALVMDERSETTKQNAQEVANIIAQRGIKRVILVTSGYHMRRALAEFSAQLPNVELRAHPAAQDKHWSAWWWLTPWGWWLAVGELLRIGLFALGVSR; this is encoded by the coding sequence GTGATTCATCGGTTAATCGGCTTGGTATTAATTGCGATCGCAGTCATTGTCGGCCTGAGCTATTATTTGTCGCCGGATGACTTGAAAGATTGTCCACGCCCGGGCTCGGGGCAATGTCAAAAAGCGGGCGCCATCATTGTCATCAGCGGCGGTGACACGGAAGCGCGCACGGCTGAGGCAGTCAAATTATATCAAGCTGGCTGGGCGCCGACTATTATCTTATCCGGTGCTGCAGCCGATAAATCCGGCCCGTCTAACGCCGCCGCCATGAGAAAACAAGCCGAAGCGGCGGGTGTGTCAGCTGCGGCCTTGGTGATGGATGAACGTTCAGAAACCACTAAGCAGAATGCCCAAGAAGTGGCAAACATCATAGCGCAGCGTGGCATCAAGCGTGTCATTCTGGTCACCAGCGGCTATCACATGCGGCGGGCACTGGCCGAGTTTTCAGCACAACTGCCGAACGTTGAACTGCGGGCGCATCCGGCGGCGCAGGATAAGCATTGGAGTGCATGGTGGTGGCTGACACCGTGGGGCTGGTGGCTGGCGGTCGGCGAATTGCTGCGGATCGGTTTATTTGCGCTGGGAGTGTCGCGCTGA
- a CDS encoding BspA family leucine-rich repeat surface protein, giving the protein MKYLRRRMRALPILTAGVIMLGVSGLTLLAMTQPAKADPINNTDFVMTIDTTKPGVSNTDQFTIPVTGGGYNYTVDCNNDGIPDAVGVTGSHTCTYSDEGRHTIRIGGTFPQIYVNNAGDRLKIMSVDQWGTGAWRSMDSAFRGAENMDVKATDVPNLTNVTSLQSMFDTAHSLKGEGANWQWNTSNVTTTANMFHGAGQFNQNIGSWNMGNVTSAGHMFAYAGAFNNGGSSSIASWNTAKLEYADSMFEWANSFNQPIGLWNMTKAHAMVRMLANARAFNQSLAGWQLTSLQDVTGNPYAGGANMLDNTALSVQNYDATLTAWNNAVLKSPVTLGAASLKYCTAEAAHAVLQKTVADGGHGWTINGDAKQCPTYTLTFDTGSGSPVPSQTVAYTAKAVRPADPTRAGYTFAGWYADPTYLMQWDFNVHTMPNSNFTLYAKWNAVPTAPGNPGAPSQPGQPGQPGASQGQSGSQLADTGTSLLVAIGAGVAAVVGGAVLMMRKKRS; this is encoded by the coding sequence ATGAAATATTTACGACGACGTATGCGCGCACTGCCGATACTAACGGCGGGAGTTATCATGCTCGGTGTTAGTGGCCTGACGCTACTTGCGATGACGCAGCCAGCGAAAGCTGATCCAATTAACAATACTGATTTTGTCATGACGATTGACACCACGAAACCAGGCGTATCAAACACCGATCAATTTACTATACCGGTGACAGGCGGGGGATATAATTATACGGTCGACTGTAACAATGACGGTATTCCTGACGCTGTGGGTGTGACCGGTAGCCATACCTGTACATACAGCGACGAGGGTCGTCACACAATTCGTATCGGCGGTACATTCCCGCAGATTTATGTGAATAATGCCGGTGATCGTTTGAAAATCATGTCAGTTGACCAGTGGGGAACGGGTGCGTGGCGCAGCATGGACTCGGCGTTTCGGGGCGCTGAGAATATGGACGTCAAGGCGACTGACGTGCCAAATCTCACGAACGTAACGAGCTTACAGAGCATGTTCGACACGGCTCACTCGCTCAAGGGTGAGGGTGCCAACTGGCAATGGAATACATCAAATGTGACGACAACCGCTAATATGTTCCATGGCGCCGGACAGTTTAACCAAAACATCGGTTCGTGGAACATGGGAAATGTGACGAGCGCTGGCCATATGTTTGCGTATGCAGGGGCGTTCAATAACGGCGGCAGTTCGTCAATTGCCAGCTGGAATACTGCAAAACTTGAATACGCTGATAGTATGTTCGAGTGGGCAAATTCGTTCAATCAGCCGATCGGGCTGTGGAATATGACGAAGGCACATGCTATGGTGCGGATGTTGGCCAATGCGCGGGCATTCAACCAGTCGCTGGCTGGCTGGCAATTGACTTCGCTACAAGATGTTACGGGGAATCCGTATGCTGGCGGGGCGAATATGCTTGATAATACGGCGCTATCGGTGCAAAATTACGACGCAACACTGACTGCCTGGAATAACGCAGTACTCAAGTCACCAGTGACGCTGGGTGCGGCTAGCCTGAAATATTGTACGGCGGAGGCGGCGCATGCAGTGCTGCAAAAGACAGTGGCCGACGGTGGTCATGGCTGGACGATCAATGGTGATGCCAAGCAGTGCCCGACCTACACGCTGACGTTTGATACCGGCTCAGGCTCACCGGTACCATCTCAAACGGTCGCCTACACTGCCAAAGCGGTGCGGCCAGCTGATCCGACGCGGGCTGGCTATACTTTTGCTGGGTGGTACGCTGATCCAACTTATCTGATGCAGTGGGACTTTAACGTCCATACGATGCCAAATTCTAACTTCACGCTATACGCTAAGTGGAACGCTGTGCCAACGGCGCCAGGCAATCCAGGTGCTCCTAGCCAGCCGGGTCAACCAGGGCAGCCGGGCGCTTCGCAGGGTCAGTCGGGTAGTCAGCTAGCCGATACCGGTACGAGTTTGCTGGTAGCGATCGGGGCTGGGGTTGCTGCTGTTGTCGGCGGTGCAGTGCTGATGATGCGGAAAAAACGCTCATAA
- a CDS encoding methionine--tRNA ligase, whose translation MTKQHAYITTAIPYVNGLPHIGHAMDYMLADVWARYQRQNGREVRFQTGVDEHGNKIAAKAASQNQTPQAYVDQMHGNFQNMIAELNISATDFIRTTDPHHVGAVQYIWRKLAAAGYIYKSTYEGWYCQGCEAFVTDKEAAENNGICPDHQSPYQRLSEENYYFKTSAFSENIRQSIESGKMKIVPEFRKKEFLELMKDGLKDVSISRPRKNLSWGVPVPGDDTQVMYVWLDALSNYITVIGYPDRPEEWQAFWPANVQVIGKDILRFHAGIWPAMLMALDLPLPKVLLVHGFINVGGAKMSKSLGNGVGPADIIPHYGVEAFRYYFLRHVPTQDDGDFTWEKFEAAYNGELGNDLGNLVQRVAKMVQSYQAGVIGDAPQAEHDMGPYRHFMESFAFNQAMDEIWQIIRALNQYIERVQPWQVAKKRAKDPEAEAHLGEILAYACGTLLQVSDMLRPFMPQTAEKIHDMFASGVVPSRLTPLFPRKYLHTADPRAPKVETQGK comes from the coding sequence ATGACTAAACAACACGCCTACATCACTACTGCTATTCCTTATGTCAACGGTTTGCCACACATTGGGCACGCCATGGACTACATGTTGGCGGACGTGTGGGCGCGGTATCAGCGACAAAATGGCCGCGAGGTGCGTTTCCAGACGGGCGTGGATGAACACGGCAATAAAATTGCTGCCAAAGCTGCCAGTCAAAACCAAACACCGCAGGCCTATGTTGACCAAATGCACGGCAATTTCCAAAACATGATCGCTGAGCTGAATATTTCAGCGACGGATTTTATCCGCACGACTGATCCGCATCATGTTGGCGCGGTGCAATACATTTGGCGAAAACTTGCTGCGGCTGGCTACATCTACAAAAGCACATACGAGGGCTGGTACTGCCAAGGTTGTGAGGCATTCGTCACCGACAAGGAAGCAGCTGAAAATAATGGCATTTGTCCTGATCATCAGTCACCATATCAGCGGTTGAGTGAGGAAAATTATTATTTTAAGACCAGTGCATTTTCGGAGAACATTCGCCAGTCCATTGAGTCGGGCAAAATGAAAATTGTGCCAGAATTTCGTAAAAAAGAGTTTTTGGAATTGATGAAAGATGGCCTGAAAGACGTGTCAATTTCGCGCCCGCGAAAGAATTTGAGCTGGGGTGTGCCAGTGCCGGGCGATGATACGCAGGTGATGTACGTTTGGTTGGATGCGCTGAGTAATTACATCACAGTTATCGGCTATCCTGATCGCCCAGAGGAATGGCAGGCGTTTTGGCCAGCAAATGTGCAGGTGATTGGCAAGGATATCCTTCGCTTCCACGCTGGGATTTGGCCGGCGATGTTAATGGCGCTGGATTTACCACTGCCGAAAGTGCTGTTGGTACATGGATTTATCAACGTTGGCGGCGCCAAGATGAGTAAGAGCCTCGGTAATGGTGTCGGTCCAGCTGATATCATCCCGCACTATGGCGTTGAAGCCTTTCGCTATTATTTCCTGCGTCACGTGCCAACTCAGGATGACGGCGACTTTACGTGGGAGAAATTTGAAGCGGCCTATAACGGCGAATTGGGTAATGATCTCGGTAATTTGGTGCAGCGGGTGGCCAAGATGGTGCAGTCGTATCAGGCAGGCGTCATCGGCGATGCGCCGCAGGCCGAACACGACATGGGCCCATACCGCCACTTCATGGAGAGCTTTGCTTTCAACCAAGCCATGGATGAAATTTGGCAAATTATCCGTGCGCTAAATCAGTACATTGAGCGTGTCCAGCCGTGGCAGGTTGCCAAAAAGCGCGCTAAGGACCCAGAAGCGGAAGCACATTTGGGCGAGATTTTGGCGTATGCTTGTGGTACGTTGCTGCAAGTGTCTGACATGCTGCGCCCATTTATGCCGCAAACTGCCGAGAAAATTCACGACATGTTCGCCAGCGGCGTTGTGCCATCGCGGCTGACCCCACTGTTTCCGCGTAAATACCTGCACACAGCCGATCCGCGCGCGCCAAAAGTAGAAACCCAAGGAAAATAG